Within the Miscanthus floridulus cultivar M001 chromosome 2, ASM1932011v1, whole genome shotgun sequence genome, the region CGAGCTTGGGCCCGCGGCGGAGCGCGCACGCACCGAGCACAAGGGCGCCAGAGGAAGTTGTTGGAGTTGCACCGCCGGCCGGCCATGGAGTTAGGGAAGAAGCGCTACGGACGCGGGCCTCGCGGATGCGGAAGGAGTTGACCATGGAGGGCCATTTTGGTCTTTTTTCATGTGTCGTAATGGTCTTTAGGCcctgttcgcgtgcccttaaacccggcttgatccgcttattttttcatccggaacagtgtttttctctcacaaattcatccagcattcctccaaaccatccagattcaaTTTAGTCCCTTGAACCACACAAGTTAAGGGACTACAGTTTAGTCCCTATTTTATTCTCTAGTCCAtagactaaagaaccaaacaaggcctaaataatTGTTGTCGTTGGTGTGCGTGCCGCAAGTTTTACTCGATTTGTGAAGaatgcgtgcaacatttgtatctttaaataaatttattaaaaaactagattcaaatatctttctaatgatcctaattatgtatcataaatattaatatttatatatatatttagtcaaagttgtttctcgaaaaCGATAGATATTTAAGGACAGAGGGAATAACGATGACATGTGTTTTTATTTGCTTACGATTTTTATTAGAcgaagaaaaaaaatactatctCTAATTCTCTACCCACGAAACAATGTAATTGTAGGTGTAATCTTGGTTAACTTGTTTAAAGTTGAATCTAATATATCAGtaaaattattaatatttatgacaccaaataaacTAGTATGAAAATAAATCTTTTGACAAATACAATGTACTTATTTACTATTGTAAATATTCATATTAATTtataattagtcaaacttaagatacttaACTTGATACTGTGCTAGATTTGTATTCATTGGTGTACGAGGGAGAGTACCATATGAGCTTAACTTTTTAATCAAACCATGTCTAAAAACCAGAGACAATACATCACTCATCTcgcaccactgaccgaacgccTAACAACTTTACTTCACTAATTGCTTAAATTGAACTACCTTGAGCCAAGTTAGTCGAAATGGCCCAAAGAGTAACTCAACTCCACTGACATCTACTCCATTCATTTCAAATTATTAGCTTGATATTGTGGTAGAATTGTATTATtcgtggacagagggagtaagtaTCAGCTTAACTTTTTTAGTAAAACCATGTCTAAAAACTAAGGAGAGTACATAGTCATCTCGTACCACTTTGCTATACCAACTAAACAACTAACAACTTTACGCCACTAATTGCTTAGATGAACCACCCTAAGCCATCATAGTCGAAACGATCCAACGAGTATATCTACTCCCTTATTGGAAATTACGTGCTTTTGTAATAGGAGTCGATGGAGTGGTAAAAAACTATACCATTGTAACTTTTAAATTTTAATGGTGTGTAGCAAATGTTAAATGTTTTAATGGTACATTCACGGTAATGCTATctttgttttaaattataagctattttattttttctagattcataatTTTTCACTACATATCTGAATATATAATATGTCTAGACTCCTAGTGTTATGAATCTAGAGATGCCAAAACGTCTTAAATAATTTAGGATGGAGTGAGTACAATCTTTTAATGCTACGAGACTAATTTTCTCAGTCGGTTTGCTAGCGTAGCCAGACGAACTAATGAAAAGACAGTGTGTTGAATGTTTCAAACTAAAAAAAAACATTATGCAGATTTAAGTAAATTCAATAGAAATCATTTTTTGATGCATTATTATTTATTGGAACAGAGCGTTTTAGATAGAATATACAACACAAATTTTACAGCCATGATAACAAATAGCGAGTCCCTTAGTTGGTGGTTCACTCTAAATCAAACTAGAAGATACCACGCACGTACCTACGGAAATTATGAAGAATTTAAAATGAAAATAAGTGGAGCCAATATAGATAGCTTGCATTAAGACATTGAAAGTTAGTGGAATAACATGGCTATTAGTGAAGATATTGTTGACAGTTAGGGGTGATGTAGATGGCTTGTTTGTTGAGACAGACTTATagtttataagagatatagatgtCTTGTATTGCCTTGTTGTAAGTACGTTGGATAAACTGGATGGTACGTcaagcatttttcttgtatacatgGGTACATAGCAAATATTGTAAAACAATGCCTTTGTTCACAGAAAATAATGGCTACTATTGACGTCTTGCTATTTTGTTACTGATATTTCGGATAAATATAATTTTTTCCTTGAGTTTGTTTAGAGAGCCTGAATTTCAGTAAAAAGGAAATTCAGATTTCAAGACCAACATAACAGTTTTGCCAATCAATTTCAAACGCACATTTTTCAGCTTATAATATAGCTTCAGCATGAACACTAGAAAACACAGGCGTACCAATTCAGTACCTGTGTGagacaaaaggagaagaaactGGTGGCACAACACACATATAAACAAATCCCAACACACAAGGTTAATGACTGTTGGACAAAGCCGAAGCATCTGTTATTTGAACACGACCAATGGTATAATCTGGTAGTTTTGTACTGCCAGCCCTTTCTTGAGCTGAACAACCCTCAACTCATTCAGGACGATTTCTTGCTGTTGTGGTCTTGGAGTCGCTCAAATAGGCTCCCATCAAATAGACCACGGACAGTTTCACGCTGCAACAGGCCATCCTTGTCTTTTGCCAAGCTATAGAGTAAGAGCCATTCACCGGCAGCGGCCATCCTGCAAGAACGAAATCATAAAACATTAAGAAAATAAAATAGAACTGGTAGATGGAAACACTGATAGTTGAACTATATCTTACCAGCCAGGGAAATCATACGTATTGCGGTTTCCTTGAAGCATTGAGCCCAGCTCGTCTCTTGTCAAAGCATTAGGATGAGTTCGACCATACTTACTAAATATAGCATCGAACTTTGATGGATCAAACCTGTGCAAAATCAAAGCAAGTATAGACTAGTTATGGCTGGATAGACACTAAATCTTTCGTCATAGCCTGAGACAGTAAGGAGTGTGTTAGGCGTACTAGTGTACTACACGTACCTCCCTTCAGTGTCATAAGTTTCAGAATCACTCCCGTGCTTACCCTTGTGGATGTTGTTTATATGGATAGACAGCAAAGGAGAAGGTAACCATCCCTAAATTCAGAAAGAGCATCTGATTACAAGAGCTTTTCTTTTGCACAGAGATTGACAAGACCTGTCTTTCTTTAATAAATACTAATAAAAAAGGAAGTGGCGAGACAGCCAAAACTCTTCCAGAGCTGAATGTCTGAGGGGTGGTGCTGCCCAGTAACGCAAAGGTACCGCAGATTTCAGAAAGAAACATGCAGGTACATGAAAGAGGCCGTGAGAGAACCTTACCGGCTGAGTGGGATAACTGAGGAAGAGGTTGATCAGTATCGAGCCCACGAATGATACAGGGAGTCCACATCCTATTGCTCGCAGGCCTGAAAGTAGACAGACACAGACAGAAAATTCAAATCCTAAGCAGTAGTGCTGAATCAGTACCGATTCAGCAGCAGTAGGGTTTAGGATTTGAATTCTCTATCAGTGTCTGTCTGAAAATTCAAATCCTTTTGAAAGTAGTAGACAGACACAGACAGAAAATCCTAAGCCCATCGAGCAAAAGTCAGGCAGACACTGACAACACAAACATCATCGGTACTACTACTGCTGAATCAGTCACACAGCCTTCTCTCATCAGCTAGCACTGCCATCCCAGTGATGACTGATCAACCAACCGTGCCACGTACCTTGAAACGTCTCCCATGGGTAGATGATGCCGTCGCCGTTGCGGTCGAAGAAGGCGGCGTGCTGCTGAAGCACGCTCATGCCGCGGGGGTCGCGCCCCTTGGTCCCCTGCGGGTGGCTCGGATCCACCGCCTCCAGAGCTCTCGCGAGATCTGCGAACCGGGAGAGAGGGACGAAAAGAAAACGAAATCAATGCACTATATATGGATTACGGCTCTCCTAATCAGGAAACAGGTAGCGCTGTCTTTTCTTGAACGCAAGAAACAGCTAGTGCTGTCTGACTGTCTCCATGCCTATTTTGCTGTATAGTTTGTAGCCACAACGATCATCAATTCATCATACAGGCTGACAGGCAACAGAAAAGTGGAGGAAACAGAGTGATCGAGGTGCGTACATGGCTTGGGGAGCTGCTCCTGCAGATCGGGGTTGAGCCTCCGCTCCCTGGTGACGGGCGCGTTGGGTGCCTCCGTGTCCAGGGACTggtccggcggcggcggggagtaCGACGACATGTTCATTCGCGGGCTGAACTCGCAGGATCTGCGGATTGAACAGCAAACGGAACAAATCGGGTTCGTCAAGTGGATGAAACGACGGACGCCCGCAGAGAGTATCGAGGAATCAATCGGAACCGACGCCGGCAAATTAAAGCGCGGATGCGATGCGCGGGGCAGGAAGTAGTAGCATCAGGTACCTTCGGAGGTGGAGAACGGCGACAGGCTGGCAGCCTCGAAACGAGTTGCGCACACAGACATAGAGTCATGTGCTACTAGCTGCTGATGGTATATGTCTCTACGTGCGCTCTGCTTGCTTTTTATAAAGCTTCGTGGCGCGCCGGCGCGGCAACTGAAGCACCGCTCACGCAGGCGCAGGCGGTGCACCGCCCGCCTCGTCCACCAGGAGAACAGCGCACAGGGCCGCCAAGCACGCGTGGACGGCCGCGGGAGGCACCACGAGAAGCACAGATGGTTGCCAAAAGAAACCCTCAGAAAGTGGTAACGTGTGTCGTGTCATCAGGACAGAAACCCGCCCGAGCCCGAAGAAGGGAAACCTCGTCACGACGCAGTCAGTCTGGACTGCAAGCAAGTTCACGTGATCGAACTCGGCGCCGCTTGCCCACTGCAGCACTGCTGCACTGCATTGCGATGACTGATTTTCCAATCCTTGATCCGGGCTACAACGGCACGATAAACTGGGCACACACGGCCGATGTGTGAGTGACGCGATCTCTTTGCTTGTGTGATTTGTGACTTTGATTTGCATTGACGTGCACGGAGATGCTGCCGTGTGCCGTCCccaatcattttcattttcattaggCTGTTGTTGGCACTTGCAGGGACCAGGGGTACATATTCGTGTCGCGGTAGCAACTAATGTCAAATGTAAGTGGCCTACACGCTTTCGCTTTGCACGTTGCCCTGCTTGTCCCCCGCAATCGTTCTCACCCCAcaaccaccagtccaccaccacaTTTTTAGTAGTGCTACTACTACCTTttaacctcagaaaaatatgaatgcGTCCGAACGATTGAACAAAAGGGGTGCTTAGGTTTCCAAACTCGGACTCTCGGAGGGTGTAGGGTGCACATCTCAACGTTTGTGGCGTGTGCCGGCGGCGAGTGGGAGGATGGACGTGTCAGTCCCTGATGCTGGCTGCCTCGACCAATTTTAATATTTATCGTCGTTTCCACGTCACGTTCCAAAATGTGGGCCATTTTTCTGGTTCGTATACTCGCTCGGTCTTAAGATAtatctaagtcattcttaatcaAATCATCCtaataagtttgatcaaattcatagagaattattattattattatgacatcaaatgagctttattagaTATATATTTTTGCAAATCGAGCTTCATTAGATATATTATATGATgtattttcataatttacttcttTTGATTGATAGAAAATAATATTCTGCTACATAAACTTAGTCAATCTTAATATGATTTGATTTAATTATAAAATAACTAAAAACCCTTTATATTTTAGGACAGAGACAACCTCAAACATGCTTATTGGTGCTAAGAAATACGTAAGCCTTAAGATGTGGCTTTTCTCAAAGGGAACAAGAATAGAAGTGGAGCTGTAAAAAATGTGGCCTCTCTCGGAATTTTTTTTAGAcatacacacgtacatgcatgtaCATTCATCTCTATAAACTTTTGCGCACACACACCTTACTCCTAAGAGGAGAGGATGGTCCTACAATTGATGAAGTCAACAACGAGATAATCCTAGAAATATGAGCATCTATGTCAAGCCAATGACTTGAATTTAGACCTGTTGAAAAGGTTCCACCACAAGTAACCTAACCAGCTAGATAGGTAACAAACGAATAGAATTTCCCTACGAGTCACATGTAAGAAGGTGTGGTGGTCTACTGGTGTCCGATGGATTGAAATCCAAATATAAATAGACAAGTCCAATTGAAATCCAAATCCATCCTACAAAGACTAGCTTGTTAAATGTGTCATGGTCTTGTGTGTGTTCGGTTCCTTGGTGTACGCAATCTGGTCAACAAATTCAGAGATTGTAGAGGCCGAGATAAGGTTGGTAGATGGATAATAAGCTTGATGTAACAAGTAACAACTATCTCTCTTGGCCGGCACTTGAGTATGTTGCATCCACTTTTGGTGCAAGATTCCTATTATAGAGATTGCTACTGGAGTTCTTTGCATGGACATTACTACATAAAAAGATCCTAACGGCTAACAATTTGATAAAACGGCATTGGCCGAATGATCCGATATGTAAACTCTGTAGTAATGAACTTGAAACCCCCACGCACTTGTGCAAAGACTGCGACTTCACAAAACAAGCTTGGGCCTTCCTAAAATAGTGGCTTGGTTTGACGGTAATCGATAACATCGGAATCAACGGATCTCTGCACAGCTATTGGCGAAGATGACGAACTAAGATAGACAAAAGCCGGAGGAAAACATTTGATGGCGTTATGATTTATTTCTGGTGGAATATATGGAAAGAAAGGAATAGAAGAACTTTTGAGAACAAGAGTCTACAACCAAAGGAAGTAgccttcttatgcaagaaagacgTGGAGCAATATCAGGCGGCAACGAGATCATACGAGCAGATCAATCAGCCACAGCAGCAGTAGATAGCggttttttcttcttccttgtttttcttttttcaggGGAGTTCTTTTCCTTCAGTTTTTGTTTTCTGTCAACCTACGTTCAGACTAGAGTGGCTAGCCTAAGGGTCAAAGTAGCGAGCATGGCTCGAGTTATCTTATAATTtttgtctctcttttttttctgtcTAATAAAAAtccggcaaagcttttgccgcctTTCGAAAAAAAAAGATTGCTACTGGAGCACATGACACAGCCGTTATCTAAATCTCCAAGCCACAAGCCCACAAGTCATTCAAGTGACATCATAACAAGGTTGTTCAAGTGTTTGCACGGCAAGGTATACGTTCAATTGCAATGCAAGGACATGTTTGCTACTCTATACCTAATATCATGCTCTCGTTTCCTCACATATTTTGAACTTAAAACTCAACTTATACATGGAGAAACAAAAAATGAATCTCATTTGAATTATTGGatcatttgagatagtttagTGGAGTATATTGAGCTAATAAAATCTTGTTTTCAGAGATCAGACAGATTGTTTATTttattataggacccacataaaaaattttgggtacctAATTTATCTTGTTTCTACACAATCTTCTCTTAGGAAATAGACACAAACTCCTTGCACTCAATGAGTTTAGAAGCTATGTACTTGATGCAAATTAGTGGGTCCTTGAATATCTAAAAGCACCTAGGCTACTAATTCAGCTTTGATGATTAATGAACAAAACTTAGTATGACTAATGTGTATTTTACAGAAGGTATTAGCTTTGTTCTTTAAAGCTAATACCAATTTGACCCgacataaattcatacaataatgTTACATAATTCAAATTTAAACAACATTGTTTATCATATCACATAATTCATCAGAATATTAAGTCCACAAACATAAAACATATATAGCAATACATCAATTCTCTCCTCCATTACCATCACCACCACTAGCCTCTACCTCAACCCATTACACCACTTGATCCACCACAACTGTTGTTAAACGCCGCCACTCGTCGAGCCCATTGCTCCACATATGCTTGCACATCCAGTTTTAATGCCAGGAAGGGTGCGCGGACGATGGAGACCGTCAGGGAAGTGCATGCAGGTGTTGGAGACCATTGGGAAGGGCACGTGGCGGACAGGTAGCTAGGGGAGGACGCACAAGTGGTGGAGGTGGTCGAGAAAGGGTGTATGGTGGTGGAGCTGGCCGGAAGGTCCCGCGGGTGGTGGAGCTGGATTGGGAAAGGTGCGGTGGTTGAAGAGCAGGCTAAGGAATGAGTTCTGGTCGACAAGGATGGAGGAAGGGGTGTAGGTGATCGGGCACGAGTTAGATTCGGATGAGAGCAGGGAGGGAAACAGTGGAAAATAGAAAAGTAGGGGCAAGAATGAGAGAGGGTCTCCTTACTTTTGGGAGCCTCAATAGGGAGTTAATGCTGGCGAGTCTTTTTGTCTACTAACACCCAAAAGTGAGGCCTAAGTAGAGAATTCTTACTAGAAATGCTCTTAACGCCTGTCTCTTGCTCACTCCTAttcatggattttttttttcattttccatgCCTATTTAGAACACATGAGcttcagaaaaaaaaagagaagtttACTAGACATGATATAAACATGAGAAGGTCCTGACTCTTAAATAATCACGTATAA harbors:
- the LOC136540378 gene encoding peroxygenase-like, giving the protein MNMSSYSPPPPDQSLDTEAPNAPVTRERRLNPDLQEQLPKPYLARALEAVDPSHPQGTKGRDPRGMSVLQQHAAFFDRNGDGIIYPWETFQGLRAIGCGLPVSFVGSILINLFLSYPTQPGWLPSPLLSIHINNIHKGKHGSDSETYDTEGRFDPSKFDAIFSKYGRTHPNALTRDELGSMLQGNRNTYDFPGWMAAAGEWLLLYSLAKDKDGLLQRETVRGLFDGSLFERLQDHNSKKSS